A single region of the Lepus europaeus isolate LE1 chromosome 1, mLepTim1.pri, whole genome shotgun sequence genome encodes:
- the DDX18 gene encoding ATP-dependent RNA helicase DDX18 isoform X1 has protein sequence MSHLPMKLLRKKIEKRNLKLRQRNLKLQGYEFRRQLLPRASDVSLSEPQNGDVPEAAVAGAKAKKSLKHAMSVGLSEPQNGDMPEAAVAGAKAKKSLKRATSVSLSEAQNGDMPEAAVAGGKAKKSLKRASSVSLSEAQNGDMPEAAVAGGKAKKSLKHAMNVGLLETQNGALSKETVKKVKVKKSPQKSAVLTNGEAATESPDPESKKKKKKKKKRKLVNDAGPDTKKAKIQEEGTKAPTETEDSVEAPDNEEDDSEAPSLPLGLTGAFEDSSFDSLTNLVNENTLKAIKEMGFTNMTEIQHKSIRPLLEGRDLLAAAKTGSGKTLAFLIPAVELIVKLKFMPRNGTGVLILSPTRELAMQTFGVLKELMTHHVHTYGLIMGGSNRSAEAQKLANGINIIVATPGRLLDHMQNTPGFMYKNLQCLVIDEADRILDVGFEEELKQIIKLLPTRRQTMLFSATQTRKVDDLARISLKKEPLYVGVDDDKANATVDGLEQGYVVCPSEKRFLLLFTFLKKNRKKKLMVFFSSCMSVKYHYELLNYIDLPVLAIHGKQKQNKRTTTFFQFCNADSGILLCTDVAARGLDIPEVDWIVQYDPPDDPKEYIHRVGRTARGLNGRGHALLILRPEELGFLRYLKQSKVPLSEFDFSWSKISDIQSQLEKLIEKNYFLHKSAQEAYKSYIRAYDSHSLKQIFNVNSLNLPQVALSFGFKVPPFVDLNVNSNEGKQRKRGGGGGFGYQKTKKVEKSIIFKHISKKPTDRRQFSH, from the exons ATGTCTCACCTGCCGATGAAACTGCTGCGCAAGAAGATCGAGAAGCGGAACCTCAAGTTGCGGCAGCGGAACCTCAAGCTGCAGG GTTACGAATTCCGAAGACAACTTttgc CAAGGGCCTCAGATGTGAGCCTGTCAGAACCCCAGAATGGAGACGTGCCTGAAGCAGCAGTGGCAGGTGCGAAAGCTAAGAAGTCCCTGAAACACGCCATGAGTGTGGGCCTGTCAGAACCCCAGAATGGAGACATGCCTGAAGCAGCAGTGGCAGGTGCGAAAGCTAAGAAGTCCCTGAAACGTGCCACAAGTGTGAGCCTGTCAGAAGCCCAGAATGGAGACATGCCTGAAGCAGCAGTGGCAGGTGGGAAAGCTAAGAAGTCCCTGAAACGTGCCTCAAGTGTGAGCCTGTCAGAAGCCCAGAATGGAGACATGCCTGAAGCAGCAGTGGCAGGTGGGAAAGCTAAGAAGTCCCTGAAACATGCCATGAATGTGGGCCTGTTAGAAACACAGAATGGAGCCTTGTCTAAAGAAACAGTGAagaaagtaaaagttaaaaaatcccCCCAGAAATCTGCTGTGTTAACCAACGGAGAAGCAGCAACAGAGTCGCCCGATCCAGAAtcgaaaaagaagaagaagaagaagaagaagagaaaactgGTGAATGATGCTGGGCCTG AtaccaaaaaagcaaaaattcaaGAAGAAGGCACCAAGGCTCCTACAGAAACAGAAGACAGTGTGGAAGCACCAGACAATGAGGAGGATGACAGTGAGGctcccagcctgcccctgggACTGACAG GAGCTTTTGAAGATAGTTCATTTGATTCTCTAACTAATCTTGTCAATGAAAACACTCTGAAGGCAATAAAAGAAATGGGCTTTACAAACATGACTGAAATTCAACATAAAAGCATCAGACCACTTCTGGAAGGCAG AGATCTTCTAGCAGCTGCAAAAACAGGCAGTGGCAAAACCCTGGCGTTTCTCATCCCTGCAGTTGAACTTATTGTTAAGTTAAAGTTTATGCCCAGGAATG GGACAGGAGTCCTTATTCTCTCACCTACTAGAGAACTGGCCATGCAGACGTTTGGTGTTCTTAAGGAGCTGATGACTCACCATGTTCACACATACGGCTTGATAATGGGTGGCAGTAACAGATCTGCTGAAGCACAGAAGCTTGCCAATGGGATCAACATCATTGTGGCCACGCCCGGCCGGCTCCTGGACCATATGCAG AATACTCCTGGGTTTATGTACAAAAACCTACAGTGTCTGGTTATTGATGAGGCTGATCGCATCTTGGATGTTGGATTCGAAGAGGAATTGAAACAAATTATTAAACTTTTGCCAA CACGCAGACAGACCATGCTCTTTTCTGCCACACAAACTCGAAAAGTTGACGATCTGGCAAGGATTTCTCTGAAAAAGGAGCCTTTGTATGTTGGTGTTGATGACGATAAAGCTAATGCAACAGTGGATGGTCTTGAGCAG GGATATGTGGTTTGTCCCTCAGAAAAGAGATTCCTTCTGCTCTTTACATTCCTTAAGAAGAACCGAAAGAAGAAACTGATGGTCTTCTTTTCATCTTGTATGTCCGTGAAATACCACTATGAGCTGCTGAACTACATTGATTTGCCTGTCTTAGCTATCCAC ggaaagcagaaacaaaataaaCGTACAACCACATTCTTCCAGTTCTGTAACGCAGACTCCGGGATATTGCTATGTACAGATGTGGCAGCAAGAGGGCTGGATATTCCTGAAGTTGACTGGATTGTTCAGTATGACCCTCCAGATGACCCTAAG GAATATATTCACCGCGTAGGTAGAACAGCCAGGGGCCTAAATGGACGAGGGCATGCCTTGCTCATTTTGCGCCCAGAAGAATTGGGTTTCCTTCGTTACTTGAAGCAGTCTAAG GTTCCATTAAGTGAATTTGACTTTTCTTGGTCTAAAATTTCTGACATTCAGTCTCAg cttGAGAAGTTGATTGAAAAGAATTACTTTCTTCATAAGTCAGCCCAGGAAGCATACAAGTCATACATCCGAGCTTATGATTCCCATTCTCTGAAACAAATCTTTAATGTTAATAGCTTAAATTTGCCTCAGGTTGCACTGTCTTTTGGTTTCAAGGTGCCTCCCTTTGTTGATCTGA
- the DDX18 gene encoding ATP-dependent RNA helicase DDX18 isoform X2, with product MSHLPMKLLRKKIEKRNLKLRQRNLKLQARASDVSLSEPQNGDVPEAAVAGAKAKKSLKHAMSVGLSEPQNGDMPEAAVAGAKAKKSLKRATSVSLSEAQNGDMPEAAVAGGKAKKSLKRASSVSLSEAQNGDMPEAAVAGGKAKKSLKHAMNVGLLETQNGALSKETVKKVKVKKSPQKSAVLTNGEAATESPDPESKKKKKKKKKRKLVNDAGPDTKKAKIQEEGTKAPTETEDSVEAPDNEEDDSEAPSLPLGLTGAFEDSSFDSLTNLVNENTLKAIKEMGFTNMTEIQHKSIRPLLEGRDLLAAAKTGSGKTLAFLIPAVELIVKLKFMPRNGTGVLILSPTRELAMQTFGVLKELMTHHVHTYGLIMGGSNRSAEAQKLANGINIIVATPGRLLDHMQNTPGFMYKNLQCLVIDEADRILDVGFEEELKQIIKLLPTRRQTMLFSATQTRKVDDLARISLKKEPLYVGVDDDKANATVDGLEQGYVVCPSEKRFLLLFTFLKKNRKKKLMVFFSSCMSVKYHYELLNYIDLPVLAIHGKQKQNKRTTTFFQFCNADSGILLCTDVAARGLDIPEVDWIVQYDPPDDPKEYIHRVGRTARGLNGRGHALLILRPEELGFLRYLKQSKVPLSEFDFSWSKISDIQSQLEKLIEKNYFLHKSAQEAYKSYIRAYDSHSLKQIFNVNSLNLPQVALSFGFKVPPFVDLNVNSNEGKQRKRGGGGGFGYQKTKKVEKSIIFKHISKKPTDRRQFSH from the exons ATGTCTCACCTGCCGATGAAACTGCTGCGCAAGAAGATCGAGAAGCGGAACCTCAAGTTGCGGCAGCGGAACCTCAAGCTGCAGG CAAGGGCCTCAGATGTGAGCCTGTCAGAACCCCAGAATGGAGACGTGCCTGAAGCAGCAGTGGCAGGTGCGAAAGCTAAGAAGTCCCTGAAACACGCCATGAGTGTGGGCCTGTCAGAACCCCAGAATGGAGACATGCCTGAAGCAGCAGTGGCAGGTGCGAAAGCTAAGAAGTCCCTGAAACGTGCCACAAGTGTGAGCCTGTCAGAAGCCCAGAATGGAGACATGCCTGAAGCAGCAGTGGCAGGTGGGAAAGCTAAGAAGTCCCTGAAACGTGCCTCAAGTGTGAGCCTGTCAGAAGCCCAGAATGGAGACATGCCTGAAGCAGCAGTGGCAGGTGGGAAAGCTAAGAAGTCCCTGAAACATGCCATGAATGTGGGCCTGTTAGAAACACAGAATGGAGCCTTGTCTAAAGAAACAGTGAagaaagtaaaagttaaaaaatcccCCCAGAAATCTGCTGTGTTAACCAACGGAGAAGCAGCAACAGAGTCGCCCGATCCAGAAtcgaaaaagaagaagaagaagaagaagaagagaaaactgGTGAATGATGCTGGGCCTG AtaccaaaaaagcaaaaattcaaGAAGAAGGCACCAAGGCTCCTACAGAAACAGAAGACAGTGTGGAAGCACCAGACAATGAGGAGGATGACAGTGAGGctcccagcctgcccctgggACTGACAG GAGCTTTTGAAGATAGTTCATTTGATTCTCTAACTAATCTTGTCAATGAAAACACTCTGAAGGCAATAAAAGAAATGGGCTTTACAAACATGACTGAAATTCAACATAAAAGCATCAGACCACTTCTGGAAGGCAG AGATCTTCTAGCAGCTGCAAAAACAGGCAGTGGCAAAACCCTGGCGTTTCTCATCCCTGCAGTTGAACTTATTGTTAAGTTAAAGTTTATGCCCAGGAATG GGACAGGAGTCCTTATTCTCTCACCTACTAGAGAACTGGCCATGCAGACGTTTGGTGTTCTTAAGGAGCTGATGACTCACCATGTTCACACATACGGCTTGATAATGGGTGGCAGTAACAGATCTGCTGAAGCACAGAAGCTTGCCAATGGGATCAACATCATTGTGGCCACGCCCGGCCGGCTCCTGGACCATATGCAG AATACTCCTGGGTTTATGTACAAAAACCTACAGTGTCTGGTTATTGATGAGGCTGATCGCATCTTGGATGTTGGATTCGAAGAGGAATTGAAACAAATTATTAAACTTTTGCCAA CACGCAGACAGACCATGCTCTTTTCTGCCACACAAACTCGAAAAGTTGACGATCTGGCAAGGATTTCTCTGAAAAAGGAGCCTTTGTATGTTGGTGTTGATGACGATAAAGCTAATGCAACAGTGGATGGTCTTGAGCAG GGATATGTGGTTTGTCCCTCAGAAAAGAGATTCCTTCTGCTCTTTACATTCCTTAAGAAGAACCGAAAGAAGAAACTGATGGTCTTCTTTTCATCTTGTATGTCCGTGAAATACCACTATGAGCTGCTGAACTACATTGATTTGCCTGTCTTAGCTATCCAC ggaaagcagaaacaaaataaaCGTACAACCACATTCTTCCAGTTCTGTAACGCAGACTCCGGGATATTGCTATGTACAGATGTGGCAGCAAGAGGGCTGGATATTCCTGAAGTTGACTGGATTGTTCAGTATGACCCTCCAGATGACCCTAAG GAATATATTCACCGCGTAGGTAGAACAGCCAGGGGCCTAAATGGACGAGGGCATGCCTTGCTCATTTTGCGCCCAGAAGAATTGGGTTTCCTTCGTTACTTGAAGCAGTCTAAG GTTCCATTAAGTGAATTTGACTTTTCTTGGTCTAAAATTTCTGACATTCAGTCTCAg cttGAGAAGTTGATTGAAAAGAATTACTTTCTTCATAAGTCAGCCCAGGAAGCATACAAGTCATACATCCGAGCTTATGATTCCCATTCTCTGAAACAAATCTTTAATGTTAATAGCTTAAATTTGCCTCAGGTTGCACTGTCTTTTGGTTTCAAGGTGCCTCCCTTTGTTGATCTGA